A genomic region of Magnolia sinica isolate HGM2019 chromosome 6, MsV1, whole genome shotgun sequence contains the following coding sequences:
- the LOC131248953 gene encoding auxin-responsive protein IAA16-like, whose translation MDTCRKMAHMLDRDEFKMNFEETELRLGLPGGCGGGDGEAGKNPGKRGFLETVELKLNLPTASLKDFGGPDPNEKMRNLPKEKNLLPCTNDPEKPPAPKAQVVGWPPVRSFRKNILAVQSEKNGAKEAEKVSNSAAFVKVSMDGAPYLRKVDLKMYKSYQELSNALEKMFSSFTIGNCGPQGMNGRDFMNESKLMDLLNGSEYVPTYEDKDGDWMLVGDVPWEMFVDSCKRLRIMKGSEAIGLAPRAVEKCKNRC comes from the exons ATGGATACTTGCCGGAAAATGGCACACATGCTCGACCGTGATGAATTCAAGATGAATTTTGAGGAGACGGAGCTGCGGCTCGGGCTGCCGGGAGGTTGCGGTGGTGGCGACGGTGAGGCGGGGAAGAATCCCGGCAAGAGGGGCTTCTTGGAGACCGTAGAACTGAAGCTTAACCTCCCGACGGCTTCTCTGAAGGACTTCGGCGGGCCCGATCCCAACGAGAAGATGAGGAATTTGCCTAAGGAGAAGAACCTTCTCCCATGCACTAATGACCCTGAGAAACCTCCAGCTCCCAA GGCACAGGTTGTGGGTTGGCCACCCGTTCGATCATTCAGGAAGaacatcctagccgtccaatcGGAGAAGAATGGGGCCAAGGAAGCTGAGAAGGTTAGCAACAGTGCGGCATTTGTCAAGGTGAGCATGGATGGTGCACCTTATCTACGTAAGGTAGACTTGAAAATGTACAAGAGCTACCAAGAGCTGTCCAATGCCTTGGAAAAGATGTTCAGTTCCTTCACAATCG GTAATTGCGGGCCGCAAGGAATGAACGGAAGGGATTTCATGAATGAAAGCAAATTGATGGATCTCTTGAACGGCTCTGAGTATGTGCCCACTTATGAAGATAAAGATGGCGACTGGATGCTCGTCGGCGACGTCCCATGGGA GATGTTCGTCGACTCGTGCAAGCGTCTGCGCATAATGAAAGGATCAGAGGCGATTGGACTTG CTCCAAGAGCCGTCGAGAAATGCAAGAACAGATGCTGA